In Pseudobythopirellula maris, a single window of DNA contains:
- a CDS encoding YrhK family protein — MNNSAGPARVEQADDTGSASLHDRQELMVSLFGTLGNAMFLVGSVCFLSAATKHAGVWLFIVGSCLLLFHSVPEIVAKARRLSTHAVKIHHGATRRSTHSPSSSV; from the coding sequence ATGAACAACTCAGCAGGGCCCGCAAGGGTGGAGCAAGCCGACGATACAGGCTCGGCCTCGTTGCACGACCGACAGGAGCTGATGGTCAGCTTGTTCGGAACGCTGGGCAACGCGATGTTCCTCGTGGGTAGCGTTTGCTTCTTGAGCGCGGCCACGAAACACGCCGGCGTTTGGCTGTTTATCGTTGGATCGTGCTTGCTGCTGTTCCACAGCGTGCCGGAAATCGTGGCGAAGGCCCGTCGTTTATCGACGCACGCGGTGAAAATCCATCACGGCGCCACGCGGCGCAGCACCCATTCGCCCTCTTCGAGCGTGTAG
- a CDS encoding potassium channel family protein produces the protein MAETKQFVVIGLGSFGGALATRLSQNSCRVTGMDSNKESVEALKDVLYEAVIGDARDRDSIAHLPVDSAHAVFISMGEDITQSLLATLHAKELGARQVIVKGVTQEHARILKCLGVDRVIFPETEIARQLADRMTWPNVIDFLPIDPEYSFLEIAMPDTYSGKTLQDLDLRKKFNIWVVGVKDALSGKLEMFPGGQYTLSADQVLLVVGKQEDVSKIASMT, from the coding sequence ATGGCTGAAACCAAGCAATTCGTCGTCATCGGGCTCGGTTCGTTCGGCGGGGCGCTCGCCACACGGCTCTCGCAGAACAGCTGCCGGGTGACCGGCATGGATTCGAACAAGGAGAGTGTCGAGGCGCTCAAGGACGTGCTCTACGAGGCGGTGATCGGCGACGCCCGGGACCGCGACTCGATCGCCCACCTGCCGGTCGACTCGGCCCACGCGGTGTTCATCAGCATGGGCGAAGACATCACCCAGTCGCTCTTGGCCACGCTGCACGCCAAGGAGCTCGGCGCCCGCCAGGTGATCGTCAAGGGCGTCACCCAGGAGCACGCCCGCATCCTCAAGTGCCTGGGCGTCGACCGGGTGATCTTCCCCGAGACCGAGATCGCCCGCCAGTTGGCCGACCGCATGACCTGGCCGAACGTGATCGACTTCTTGCCGATCGACCCGGAGTACAGCTTTCTCGAGATCGCGATGCCCGACACCTACTCGGGCAAGACGCTCCAGGACCTCGACCTGCGCAAGAAGTTCAACATCTGGGTCGTGGGCGTCAAGGACGCGCTCTCCGGCAAGCTGGAGATGTTTCCCGGCGGGCAATACACCCTCTCCGCCGACCAGGTGCTGCTCGTGGTGGGCAAGCAAGAGGATGTCAGCAAGATCGCCAGCATGACCTAA
- a CDS encoding ferritin-like domain-containing protein encodes MGLFTSRQFDTLNELFLVQLEDLYDAEHRLTKALPKMADAADSAELKEAFRSHLQETEGHVRRLEQIFSLLDMEPERDSCDAMKGLISEGDDFVSAKGDPAVLDAALIASAQRVEHYEMAGYGTARALANQLGMQRAADLLQETLDEEGAADKKLTRIAESYANVASPQA; translated from the coding sequence ATGGGACTCTTCACTAGCAGGCAATTCGACACACTCAATGAACTGTTCTTGGTCCAGTTGGAAGACCTGTACGACGCCGAGCACCGGCTCACCAAGGCGCTGCCCAAGATGGCCGACGCGGCCGACTCTGCGGAATTGAAAGAGGCGTTCCGAAGCCATCTGCAAGAGACCGAGGGCCACGTGCGCAGGCTCGAGCAGATCTTCTCGCTGCTCGACATGGAGCCCGAACGCGACTCGTGCGACGCGATGAAGGGGCTCATCAGTGAGGGCGATGATTTTGTCAGCGCCAAAGGCGACCCGGCCGTCCTCGACGCGGCGCTGATTGCCTCGGCCCAACGGGTGGAGCACTACGAGATGGCGGGCTACGGCACGGCCCGCGCGTTGGCCAATCAACTCGGCATGCAGCGGGCGGCAGATCTGCTGCAGGAGACCCTGGACGAAGAGGGGGCCGCCGATAAGAAGCTCACTCGCATTGCGGAATCGTACGCCAACGTCGCCTCGCCTCAGGCTTAG
- a CDS encoding TrkH family potassium uptake protein has protein sequence MPQFAGSINQYPARASLSWYAALIVIGFLTLYFIPSCAGDSEAPISLLEALFTATSAACVTGLTVRSTSGDFSMLGQGIILALIQLGGIGIMTVTTFIVVQFNKRGSIRQRQVVAETLGASGDNDLRRILWKVIAMTLGCEALGFLVLASHSLLRFDHYQELGLWATRGEALWHALFHSVSAFCNAGFSLNDDSLVPFAGDPIVTLTIGLLIVVGGLGFPVFNDLWRHRHSLRQNYWKLLQMHTKIMLLGTAALLLFGFASFLVLEWDGAISDASLMSKLNVAMSHSINCRTAGFNSVEIPQMTNAMLFISIVLMSIGGGPCSTAGGFKVTTAAIIAMRAWSTFRGFPRVNLYRRTIPPHAVERAIATAMLFAAVAGLALTTILVIEQSGAGHLSSKGLFLEALFEIISALGTVGLSTGLTNTLSDVSLLIVVVLMLLGRLGPISTFAALSYGQRSEPIEYPNEEPLVG, from the coding sequence ATGCCACAGTTTGCTGGCTCGATCAATCAGTACCCGGCTCGCGCGTCGCTCTCTTGGTACGCGGCGCTGATCGTCATTGGGTTCCTGACCCTCTATTTCATCCCTAGCTGTGCGGGGGATTCGGAGGCGCCGATCTCGCTGCTCGAGGCGTTGTTCACCGCCACCAGCGCGGCGTGTGTCACCGGCCTGACGGTCCGATCGACGAGCGGCGATTTCTCGATGCTCGGCCAGGGGATCATCCTGGCCCTGATCCAGCTGGGCGGGATCGGCATCATGACGGTCACGACTTTTATCGTCGTGCAGTTCAACAAGCGGGGCAGCATCCGCCAGCGGCAGGTCGTGGCCGAGACCCTCGGCGCCAGCGGCGACAACGACCTCAGGCGGATCCTTTGGAAGGTCATCGCGATGACCCTCGGCTGCGAGGCGCTCGGCTTCCTGGTCCTCGCAAGCCACTCGCTGCTGCGGTTCGACCACTACCAGGAGCTCGGGCTCTGGGCCACGCGTGGCGAGGCGCTGTGGCACGCGCTGTTCCACTCGGTCTCGGCCTTCTGCAACGCGGGCTTCTCGCTCAACGACGACAGCCTCGTGCCGTTCGCCGGCGACCCGATCGTGACATTGACCATTGGCCTGCTGATCGTCGTCGGCGGGCTCGGCTTCCCCGTGTTCAACGACCTGTGGCGCCACCGCCACAGCCTCCGCCAGAACTACTGGAAGCTGCTCCAGATGCACACCAAGATCATGCTGCTCGGCACCGCCGCGTTGCTGCTGTTTGGTTTCGCCAGCTTCTTGGTGCTGGAGTGGGACGGCGCGATCAGCGACGCCTCGCTGATGTCGAAGCTCAACGTCGCGATGTCGCACTCGATCAACTGCCGCACCGCCGGCTTCAACAGCGTCGAGATCCCACAGATGACCAACGCGATGTTGTTCATCTCGATCGTGCTGATGTCGATCGGCGGCGGGCCGTGCTCCACGGCGGGCGGGTTCAAGGTGACCACCGCCGCGATCATCGCCATGCGGGCGTGGTCCACGTTCCGCGGATTCCCCAGGGTAAACCTCTACCGCCGCACGATCCCGCCGCACGCCGTCGAGCGGGCGATCGCCACGGCGATGCTGTTCGCCGCCGTGGCTGGCCTCGCGCTCACCACGATCTTGGTGATCGAGCAATCGGGCGCGGGCCACCTCAGCAGCAAGGGGTTGTTCTTGGAGGCGCTGTTCGAGATCATCTCGGCGCTGGGCACCGTGGGGCTGAGCACCGGGCTCACCAACACGCTGAGCGACGTGAGCCTGCTGATCGTCGTCGTGCTGATGCTGCTCGGCCGGTTGGGCCCGATCTCCACCTTCGCCGCCCTGTCGTACGGCCAGCGGAGCGAGCCGATCGAGTACCCCAACGAGGAGCCGCTGGTGGGCTGA
- the pdxH gene encoding pyridoxamine 5'-phosphate oxidase, with the protein MSFAEMRKNYMLHGLNEADCDASPFAQFEQWIIEASDQKPGDWFEVNAMTLSTASNEGAVSSRQVLLKGFDTEGFVFYTNYSSQKGSELAENPRAALNFFWPHIERQVRAEGVVTKTDRELSSAYFHSRPRESQLGAIVSDQSSVIESRQALEEKYAAAEREHKDVEIPLPDTWGGYRVAPTMFEFWQGRVGRLHDRLRYTLEEGEWVLRRVAP; encoded by the coding sequence ATGTCGTTCGCCGAGATGCGTAAGAATTACATGCTCCACGGACTCAACGAGGCCGACTGCGACGCAAGCCCCTTTGCGCAGTTCGAGCAATGGATCATCGAGGCGTCCGATCAGAAGCCGGGCGACTGGTTCGAGGTGAACGCGATGACCCTCTCGACCGCGTCGAACGAGGGGGCGGTTTCGTCGCGGCAGGTCTTGCTCAAGGGCTTCGACACGGAGGGGTTTGTCTTCTACACCAACTACTCTTCCCAGAAAGGCAGCGAGCTGGCGGAGAACCCCCGCGCCGCGCTCAATTTCTTTTGGCCCCACATCGAGCGCCAAGTGCGCGCCGAGGGCGTGGTGACCAAGACCGACCGCGAGCTTTCGTCCGCCTACTTCCATTCGCGTCCGCGGGAGAGCCAGCTGGGAGCGATTGTGTCGGATCAGTCGAGCGTGATTGAGAGTCGCCAAGCGTTGGAAGAGAAGTACGCCGCCGCCGAGCGCGAGCACAAAGACGTCGAGATCCCGCTGCCCGACACCTGGGGTGGCTACCGCGTGGCTCCGACGATGTTCGAGTTCTGGCAAGGCCGCGTCGGCAGGCTCCACGACCGTCTGCGCTACACGCTCGAAGAGGGCGAATGGGTGCTGCGCCGCGTGGCGCCGTGA